The DNA region GGATCGCCGCCCGCCTGGGCTTCTCCGCCGTCGCGTTCGCCCTGATCGCGGCAGTCCTGGGGGCGGTGACGAGCCCCGCGATCGTGCTCGCGGTCGTCGTCGCGGTGCTGACCGGCACCGCCGTCGCCGCGCCGATCGTGGCCTACTCGGCGACGCTGGAGTCCGAGGGGCAGGGCTTCAACGTGCTGTTCCGGTTCATCATCATCCCGATGACGCTGTTCGCGGGCACGTTCTTCCCGGTCGACCAACTGCCCGGCTGGGTCCGCCCGCTGGTGTGGATCACCCCACTGTGGCACGGCACGGAACTGTCGCGCGACCTGACTTTCGGCACCGTCGAGCTGTGGTCGGCACTGGGTCACACGGCTTATCTGGTGGCCCTGCTCGCCCTCGGCGCCTACCTGGGGAAACGCGTCTTCGAGCGAAAGCTGGCGGTCTAGATGACAGTCCTGGACCGGCCACCCGCCCCGCCCGAACCGGTGGGCCTGCTCCTGCGCGTGCTGCCCACCGGCATGTACGCGGGCCGCGCGAGCGTCCTGATCGAACGCGCCGCCATCGTCAACCGCCGCACGTGGCTACTGATATTCACGGGGTTCTTCGAGCCGCTGTTCTTCCTGTTCGGCCTGGGCTTCGGCTTCGGCAAACTCGTTGGCGACGTCGTCGGCCCGACCGGCCAACCGATGACCTACGTCGCGTTCGTCGCCCCAGCTTTGTTGGCCGCCTCCGCGATGAACGGCTCGGTTTACGACGCGACTTTCAATTTCTTCTTCAAGTTCAAATACCGAAAGCTCTACGACGCGGTTCTCGCCACCCCACTGGGACCCCTCGACATCGCCATCGGCGAAATCACCTGGGCCCTGATCCGCGGTGCCCTGTATGCCGGGGGATTCCTCGCGGTGATGCTCGGAATGGGCCTGCTGACGTCGTGGTGGGCCTTGCTGGCACTGCCCGCCGCGATCCTGATCTCGTTCGGTTTCGCCGCGGTGGCGATGGCGTGCACGACGTACATGCGGTCGTGGCAGGACTTCGACTACGTGCAGCTCGCGCTGTTGCCGATGTTCCTGTTCTCGACCACGTTCTTCCCGATCACGGTCTACCCGGAGGCGATCGCCTTCGCCGTGAAATGCTTCCCCCTCTACCACGCCATAGAACTCATGCGCGGCCTCTGCACGGGTTTCGTGGACGCTTC from Alloactinosynnema sp. L-07 includes:
- a CDS encoding ABC transporter permease — encoded protein: MTVLDRPPAPPEPVGLLLRVLPTGMYAGRASVLIERAAIVNRRTWLLIFTGFFEPLFFLFGLGFGFGKLVGDVVGPTGQPMTYVAFVAPALLAASAMNGSVYDATFNFFFKFKYRKLYDAVLATPLGPLDIAIGEITWALIRGALYAGGFLAVMLGMGLLTSWWALLALPAAILISFGFAAVAMACTTYMRSWQDFDYVQLALLPMFLFSTTFFPITVYPEAIAFAVKCFPLYHAIELMRGLCTGFVDASMLGHLAYFAVMVAVGVVVSARRLGKLLLS
- a CDS encoding ABC transporter permease, with amino-acid sequence MTTVQPTGRVLSPVRASFLVFDSLWIWYRKNWRASVTSGFLQPVLYLVALGFGFGSQVRPGEVTLGLPYVQYLAPALLVASMMQIAAFESTYPVLSAFRWQQTYLAITATPITPAQVLGGQLAWIAARLGFSAVAFALIAAVLGAVTSPAIVLAVVVAVLTGTAVAAPIVAYSATLESEGQGFNVLFRFIIIPMTLFAGTFFPVDQLPGWVRPLVWITPLWHGTELSRDLTFGTVELWSALGHTAYLVALLALGAYLGKRVFERKLAV